A section of the Methanocaldococcus sp. FS406-22 genome encodes:
- a CDS encoding glycosyltransferase family 39 protein: MSSKSEKIFLILLLIISFIVRLIPHRNLILATYDEYLHRDITLRIVNEGFGVISKDIYSLLGLKAYSYPPMFHIIGALCYKLFPSDYVFFILPAIIGTLTVLVYYYFAKEVVSNEKVALLSTLFFAFAPNFIYRSSLYIPENLGLLLFTLSMFTFTRFLKSKNWKYLGLLIILLPIYMVTHRGWVMFVLAGFFMSLPYLYEYTRRYTKYMLILMGVFLFGIVALFFVDGGMISNAISRIPKSEVSLLGYFKWIGVVQLIFGFLALNMYLRGDNLKKGIALWALAFLTIGSFSFRFRDPYATFPLSIMASEYIYMNLPGWVEKIKLSLNNLKLKFKINKKKIYAILLSIFILVSTTQGVSGAYLFIKPPTVKDKEAFDWIKKNTPENSVFLTWWTTGYLLIGNTHRRDILTWMKVYQGFMGKPPSLRDVMMAYSDLVAMFGEVDKERTYYLLKKYNVSYVYLDKTIRNYGIIKHGLSEYVAYDTHFKLLFANGNSEIYKYIPNATLEPKNKGEIRYNDPLVNYLEKFWTGYNYADFDEGYKADFVLNAKICKIYDMYYKKTNDSRFKERRDYLLKWLAYKEMKDGAYVTGIPPKEDVLTTVRVLEPIINMNFKNKNKAISYIKKEVSEIDYNITTNKEEDVVEVASLIPYLYELNLINRSQLNDYINYVLKEQKQDGKWGRSISDTIQVAYSLGAYYKLSNDTRVLEAINKSAEYIIDYEGDNGYLKDEYKYKYSKATYAKIMFIYYILGLKEKAKEEEKIVSQYNSLDEIKPLAALLDIYEVYSYMYGEEKALDKIKELIKNDYLSKEW, translated from the coding sequence ATGAGCTCAAAATCTGAAAAAATATTTCTCATTCTACTATTAATAATTTCATTCATAGTTAGATTAATCCCCCACAGAAATCTAATCCTAGCTACTTATGATGAGTATTTACATAGAGATATAACGCTGAGGATAGTTAATGAGGGGTTTGGTGTAATATCAAAAGATATATATTCCCTACTTGGATTGAAAGCTTATAGCTATCCACCAATGTTTCATATTATTGGAGCTTTATGTTATAAGCTATTTCCAAGTGATTATGTCTTTTTTATTTTACCTGCAATTATTGGGACTTTAACAGTATTGGTTTATTATTACTTTGCAAAGGAAGTTGTAAGTAATGAAAAAGTGGCCTTACTTTCAACACTATTCTTTGCATTTGCTCCAAATTTTATATATAGAAGTTCTCTCTACATTCCTGAAAATTTAGGATTGTTGTTATTTACCCTATCTATGTTTACATTTACAAGGTTTTTAAAATCAAAGAATTGGAAGTATTTGGGATTACTAATAATTTTACTACCAATCTATATGGTAACCCATAGAGGATGGGTAATGTTTGTATTGGCAGGATTCTTTATGTCACTCCCTTATTTGTATGAATACACAAGAAGATATACGAAGTATATGTTAATTTTGATGGGGGTTTTCTTATTTGGAATAGTGGCATTATTCTTTGTAGATGGTGGAATGATATCTAACGCAATAAGTAGAATCCCTAAATCTGAAGTTAGTTTATTAGGATACTTTAAATGGATAGGAGTTGTTCAACTAATATTTGGATTTTTAGCACTTAATATGTATTTAAGAGGAGATAACCTAAAAAAAGGTATTGCACTATGGGCTTTGGCATTTTTGACAATAGGTAGTTTTTCATTTAGATTTAGAGACCCTTATGCAACCTTTCCATTATCAATAATGGCCTCTGAATATATCTATATGAATCTCCCAGGATGGGTAGAAAAAATAAAACTGAGCTTAAATAACCTAAAACTTAAATTTAAAATAAATAAAAAGAAAATATATGCAATACTATTGTCGATTTTTATCTTGGTTTCTACTACTCAAGGTGTATCTGGAGCGTATCTATTCATAAAGCCACCAACAGTAAAAGATAAAGAAGCATTTGATTGGATTAAGAAAAATACTCCTGAAAATTCAGTATTTCTAACTTGGTGGACTACAGGATATCTACTCATAGGAAACACTCATAGAAGGGATATATTAACTTGGATGAAGGTTTATCAAGGCTTTATGGGAAAACCACCAAGTTTGAGAGATGTAATGATGGCATATTCTGACTTGGTTGCAATGTTTGGAGAAGTCGATAAGGAGAGAACTTATTATTTACTAAAGAAGTACAATGTCTCATATGTCTATTTAGATAAGACAATAAGAAACTATGGAATAATAAAGCATGGACTTTCGGAGTATGTCGCTTATGACACTCACTTTAAATTACTATTTGCTAATGGAAATTCTGAAATCTATAAATATATCCCAAATGCAACCTTAGAGCCAAAAAATAAAGGTGAAATAAGATATAACGACCCTCTAGTAAATTACCTTGAAAAATTCTGGACAGGGTATAACTACGCTGACTTTGATGAAGGATACAAAGCAGACTTCGTATTAAATGCAAAGATTTGTAAGATTTATGATATGTATTACAAGAAAACAAATGATTCAAGATTTAAAGAGAGAAGGGATTATTTACTAAAATGGTTGGCATATAAAGAGATGAAGGATGGTGCTTATGTAACTGGAATTCCTCCAAAAGAAGACGTATTAACAACTGTAAGAGTTCTTGAGCCGATAATAAACATGAATTTCAAAAATAAGAATAAAGCTATATCCTATATAAAAAAGGAAGTTTCAGAGATAGATTATAACATAACAACCAATAAAGAAGAAGACGTAGTTGAAGTAGCTTCTTTAATTCCTTACCTCTATGAGTTAAATTTAATAAATAGGAGTCAGCTTAACGATTACATCAATTACGTTTTAAAAGAGCAAAAACAAGATGGAAAATGGGGAAGGTCAATATCTGACACTATTCAAGTAGCTTATAGCTTAGGAGCCTATTACAAACTATCTAATGACACAAGGGTTTTAGAAGCAATAAATAAATCAGCTGAGTATATTATTGATTATGAAGGAGATAACGGCTATTTAAAAGACGAATATAAGTATAAATACTCAAAAGCTACCTATGCGAAGATTATGTTTATTTACTATATATTAGGATTAAAAGAAAAAGCGAAAGAAGAAGAAAAAATAGTTAGTCAATATAATTCTTTAGATGAAATTAAACCATTAGCGGCTTTATTGGATATTTATGAAGTATATAGCTATATGTATGGTGAAGAGAAGGCCTTAGATAAAATAAAAGAACTAATTAAAAATGATTATTTAAGCAAAGAGTGGTAA
- a CDS encoding zinc ribbon domain-containing protein — MVRVVPLTDEEKMSIVSGLRSSVPATKLVTLRKLQEIAEVRPEAIIYLDTYDKVTLNEIITLLNQIIEYDPDEILRREAMITLEKVKKALGTKFSTFVPLCNSCKSPIDLGWNYCTNCGAEIKNMTFEEEIERCKNCNNYISDSWKYCAHCGAKLKEEEEEVLRCPNCKRPVQPEWIICPYCGYRLKRKP, encoded by the coding sequence ATGGTTCGTGTAGTTCCTTTAACTGATGAAGAAAAAATGAGTATCGTCTCTGGATTAAGAAGTTCAGTGCCTGCTACAAAGTTAGTGACATTGAGAAAGTTACAGGAGATTGCTGAAGTTAGACCAGAGGCAATCATATACTTGGATACTTATGATAAGGTAACGTTGAATGAAATTATTACGTTACTAAATCAGATAATCGAATACGACCCTGATGAGATTCTAAGAAGAGAGGCAATGATAACTCTTGAAAAAGTTAAGAAAGCATTAGGTACTAAGTTTTCAACATTTGTTCCACTCTGTAATTCATGTAAATCTCCAATTGACTTGGGGTGGAATTACTGTACTAACTGTGGGGCGGAAATTAAAAACATGACGTTTGAAGAGGAAATAGAGAGATGTAAAAACTGTAATAATTACATTTCAGATTCTTGGAAATACTGTGCTCACTGTGGTGCAAAGTTAAAAGAAGAGGAAGAAGAGGTTTTAAGATGTCCAAACTGTAAGAGACCTGTACAACCTGAGTGGATTATCTGTCCATATTGTGGTTATAGACTTAAAAGAAAGCCCTAA
- a CDS encoding PHP domain-containing protein gives MKVDLHMHSIVSKCSLNPRGLLEKLCIKRNIIPAICDHNKLTKLDFAIPGEEIATNSGEFIGLFLTEEIPANLDLYEALDRVREQGALIYLPHPFDMSRRRSLAKFNVLEEREFLKYVHIVEVFNSRCRSIEPNLKALEYAEKYDFAMAFGSDAHFIWEVGNAYTKFSELNIEKPDDLSPKEFLNLLKIKTEELIKAKSNLLKNPWKTRWHYGKLGSKYNIALYSKVVKNVRRKLNI, from the coding sequence ATGAAAGTAGATTTGCATATGCATTCTATAGTGAGTAAGTGCTCTTTAAATCCAAGAGGTCTTTTAGAAAAATTGTGTATAAAGAGAAATATTATCCCAGCTATTTGTGACCACAATAAACTAACTAAGTTAGATTTTGCAATACCTGGAGAGGAGATAGCAACAAATAGCGGAGAGTTTATTGGTTTATTCCTAACTGAAGAAATCCCAGCAAATTTAGATTTGTATGAAGCGTTAGATAGAGTTAGAGAGCAGGGGGCTTTAATTTACCTTCCACATCCTTTTGACATGAGTAGGAGAAGGAGTTTGGCAAAATTTAATGTGTTAGAAGAGAGGGAGTTTTTAAAATACGTCCATATTGTTGAAGTTTTTAATAGTAGATGTAGAAGTATAGAACCAAACTTAAAAGCTTTAGAATATGCTGAAAAATATGATTTTGCAATGGCTTTTGGAAGTGACGCCCATTTTATATGGGAAGTTGGAAATGCATACACAAAATTTAGCGAGTTAAATATAGAAAAACCAGATGATTTGTCACCAAAGGAGTTCTTAAATTTATTAAAAATAAAAACTGAAGAGTTAATAAAAGCAAAATCCAACTTACTAAAAAATCCATGGAAAACAAGATGGCACTATGGGAAGTTGGGAAGTAAGTATAATATAGCGTTATATAGCAAAGTTGTGAAAAATGTGAGGAGAAAATTAAACATTTAG